A single genomic interval of Gammaproteobacteria bacterium harbors:
- a CDS encoding HDOD domain-containing protein yields the protein MKFKLESLNLPKVSAAGMRILDVLAKDDYSMSDVAVVVAEDPTLSGMMLKYANSPL from the coding sequence ATGAAATTTAAGTTAGAGAGTCTGAACCTGCCTAAGGTCTCCGCTGCGGGCATGCGTATTCTGGATGTGCTGGCAAAAGATGACTATTCAATGAGTGATGTGGCGGTTGTGGTGGCGGAAGATCCGACCTTGAGTGGGATGATGTTGAAGTATGCAAACTCGCCCCTCTAG
- a CDS encoding VOC family protein has product MNRSFKINKLSHVSLLVSDIARALEFYCDFLGIPLDPARPGLGFPGAWLLVGEQSIHLLELPNPDPVAGRPAHGGHDRHVAFVMDDVAALRQALQSKSIEYTCSHSGRTALFFRDPDGNALEFVEQ; this is encoded by the coding sequence ATGAACAGAAGTTTCAAAATAAATAAATTATCGCATGTCAGTCTTTTGGTGAGTGATATCGCCCGTGCGCTGGAATTTTATTGCGATTTTCTGGGCATACCGCTTGACCCTGCCCGCCCCGGTTTAGGTTTTCCGGGTGCCTGGTTGTTAGTGGGTGAGCAGAGCATTCACCTGCTAGAGTTACCAAACCCGGATCCGGTTGCAGGTCGTCCAGCCCACGGTGGACATGACCGGCATGTGGCTTTTGTGATGGATGATGTGGCGGCTTTGCGACAGGCGTTGCAGTCGAAGAGTATAGAATATACGTGTAGTCACTCTGGGCGAACAGCACTCTTTTTTCGTGACCCCGATGGCAATGCGCTGGAATTTGTCGAACAATAG